From the genome of Colwellia psychrerythraea 34H, one region includes:
- a CDS encoding mandelate racemase/muconate lactonizing enzyme family protein: MKITHVEVFDIHCPKRIGWNPVFIRIHTDEGISGVGEAGLAYDWGHSAAAAMIKEISEAVLIGFNPFNTELLWSRMLRESFWGLGGGPVLYSAMSAIDTALWDIKGKALGVPVYQLLGGKVNDKLRTYASQLQFDWDTEISKLIEPEQYAEAALKAIAQGYDAVKVDPIVYNGDGSSSFDRTKLFTKPQMRLFGNRLRAIRDAVGEDVDIIFESHSLMGAASAIQMGRIVEEVGCMMYEEPVNYLNPAVHKKVSDNVNVPIAGGERLYHRWDVRPYFEDQSIDVLQPDVGLCGGFTESKKVCDYADVYDIRIQAHVCGGPVATAASLHLETAIPNFLIHEHHTYAIKDWNRELCLQDPQPVDGFFQVTEVPGIGIELNDAIVKKSPNVTIK; the protein is encoded by the coding sequence ATGAAGATTACTCACGTTGAAGTTTTTGATATCCATTGCCCTAAGCGCATTGGTTGGAACCCTGTTTTTATACGTATACATACTGATGAAGGTATTAGTGGTGTTGGTGAGGCTGGGTTAGCTTATGATTGGGGGCATAGCGCCGCAGCAGCCATGATTAAAGAAATCAGTGAAGCGGTACTTATTGGTTTTAATCCGTTTAATACCGAGCTTTTATGGTCTCGCATGTTACGCGAAAGTTTTTGGGGCTTAGGCGGCGGACCTGTTTTATATTCAGCGATGAGCGCAATTGATACCGCACTTTGGGACATTAAAGGTAAAGCACTAGGCGTGCCGGTTTATCAATTATTGGGTGGTAAAGTAAATGATAAATTGCGTACTTATGCTAGCCAACTTCAGTTTGATTGGGATACTGAGATAAGTAAGCTAATTGAACCAGAGCAATATGCTGAAGCCGCATTAAAAGCCATTGCACAAGGTTATGATGCGGTTAAAGTTGACCCAATAGTTTATAACGGTGATGGCAGTTCTTCTTTTGATAGAACAAAATTATTTACCAAACCTCAAATGCGTTTATTTGGTAACCGACTACGTGCTATTCGTGATGCTGTAGGCGAAGATGTTGATATTATTTTTGAATCGCACTCATTAATGGGCGCAGCCTCAGCAATACAAATGGGCAGAATTGTCGAAGAAGTTGGCTGTATGATGTACGAAGAGCCGGTTAACTATTTGAATCCAGCCGTACATAAAAAAGTGTCTGATAATGTTAATGTACCGATTGCCGGTGGTGAACGTTTGTATCATCGTTGGGATGTAAGACCTTATTTTGAAGATCAGAGTATCGATGTATTACAACCAGATGTGGGTTTATGTGGTGGTTTTACTGAATCGAAAAAAGTTTGTGATTATGCTGACGTTTACGATATTCGTATACAAGCGCACGTATGTGGTGGTCCGGTGGCAACAGCGGCATCATTACACTTAGAAACTGCTATCCCAAACTTCTTGATTCATGAACACCATACTTACGCGATTAAAGACTGGAACAGGGAGTTATGTTTGCAAGATCCACAACCAGTAGATGGTTTTTTCCAAGTGACTGAAGTACCAGGTATTGGTATAGAACTTAATGATGCAATCGTTAAGAAGTCGCCAAACGTAACTATCAAATAA
- a CDS encoding acyl-CoA dehydrogenase C-terminal domain-containing protein, giving the protein MPEYKAPIRDIKFVMQELLDCDNHYQKLGYEDASLDMVDAIISEAAKFTEQVIAPINQSGDEQGCTWTNGEVTTPDGFKEAYQQYVEGGWPTLAQNVDFGGQGLPHSLNTAITELFSSANHSFAMYPGLSHGALATIEAHGSEQQKNQFIPKLVEGSWTGTMCLTEPHCGTDLGMLRTKAELNDDGSYSLTGTKIFISAGEHDLSDNIVHIVIARIPGSPEGSKGISLFIVPKFNVTNEGETSDRNAVNCGSIEHKMGINANATCVINFDGAKGYLIGEVNRGLNCMFTFMNVARLGVATEGVAAAEASFQGALAYAKDRLQMRSLSGVKNPDGPADAIIVHPDVRRMLLTQKSIAEGGRALIAYLAQLVDIGHASTCEEEKATAEAKLALLTPIAKAFLTELGLECTSHGVQVFGGHGFIKEWGMEQLMRDTKISCLYEGTTGIQALDLLARKILGSKGKILKPFGSEVTKFCLENAEDDAMQEFIQPIMSFGGDWQKMTEKVGEKAMQNPDEIGAASVDYLMYSGYLTLAYFWAKMAKVAQDKLKEGCDDEAFYQAKIKTARFYFQRILPRANGHAACVENGAESMMALDADDFSF; this is encoded by the coding sequence ATGCCAGAGTATAAAGCACCGATCAGAGATATTAAGTTTGTTATGCAAGAATTACTTGATTGCGATAATCATTATCAAAAGTTAGGTTATGAAGATGCTAGTTTAGATATGGTTGACGCCATAATTAGCGAAGCGGCAAAATTCACTGAACAAGTTATTGCCCCTATCAATCAAAGTGGTGATGAACAAGGTTGTACTTGGACAAATGGTGAAGTCACGACGCCTGATGGTTTTAAAGAGGCTTATCAACAATATGTTGAAGGTGGTTGGCCAACATTAGCACAAAATGTAGATTTTGGTGGTCAAGGTTTACCGCATTCATTAAATACTGCAATTACAGAACTTTTCTCTAGTGCGAACCATAGTTTCGCTATGTACCCAGGTTTGAGTCATGGAGCATTAGCAACCATTGAAGCACATGGTAGCGAACAGCAAAAAAATCAGTTCATTCCTAAGTTAGTTGAGGGTAGCTGGACAGGCACCATGTGTTTAACTGAACCTCATTGTGGTACAGATTTAGGTATGTTGCGTACAAAAGCCGAGTTAAACGATGATGGTAGTTACTCGTTAACCGGTACTAAAATATTTATCTCTGCGGGTGAACATGATTTATCAGACAATATTGTTCATATTGTTATTGCAAGGATCCCCGGTTCCCCTGAAGGCAGTAAAGGCATTTCGCTATTTATTGTGCCTAAATTTAATGTTACTAACGAAGGTGAAACGAGCGATCGTAATGCGGTTAATTGTGGCTCTATTGAGCACAAAATGGGTATCAACGCTAACGCAACCTGTGTGATTAACTTTGATGGCGCTAAAGGTTATTTAATTGGCGAAGTAAATCGTGGTTTAAACTGCATGTTTACCTTTATGAATGTTGCGCGTTTAGGCGTAGCTACTGAAGGCGTTGCAGCGGCAGAAGCATCATTTCAAGGTGCATTAGCTTATGCAAAAGACCGATTACAAATGCGATCTTTATCGGGTGTTAAAAATCCTGATGGACCGGCAGATGCAATCATAGTTCATCCTGATGTTCGTCGTATGTTATTAACGCAAAAATCTATTGCAGAAGGAGGTCGAGCACTGATCGCCTATTTAGCACAGTTAGTAGACATTGGTCATGCGAGTACCTGCGAAGAAGAAAAAGCAACGGCAGAAGCTAAGCTGGCTTTATTAACACCTATTGCTAAAGCTTTCCTCACAGAGCTTGGTTTAGAATGTACTAGTCATGGCGTGCAAGTATTTGGTGGTCATGGATTCATCAAAGAGTGGGGCATGGAACAACTAATGCGCGATACAAAAATTAGTTGTTTATATGAAGGTACTACAGGGATTCAAGCATTAGACTTATTAGCGCGAAAAATCTTGGGCTCAAAAGGAAAAATTCTTAAACCTTTCGGTAGTGAAGTTACTAAGTTCTGCTTAGAAAATGCTGAAGACGATGCTATGCAAGAGTTCATTCAACCTATCATGAGTTTTGGTGGTGATTGGCAGAAAATGACAGAAAAAGTTGGTGAAAAAGCAATGCAAAACCCAGACGAAATTGGTGCTGCATCTGTTGATTATTTGATGTATTCAGGTTATTTAACCCTCGCTTACTTCTGGGCTAAAATGGCAAAAGTTGCGCAAGATAAGCTCAAAGAGGGTTGTGATGATGAAGCTTTTTATCAAGCAAAAATTAAAACAGCACGTTTCTATTTTCAACGTATACTGCCACGTGCCAATGGCCATGCCGCTTGTGTTGAAAATGGTGCAGAATCGATGATGGCACTCGATGCAGATGATTTTTCTTTCTAG
- a CDS encoding dipeptidyl-peptidase 3 family protein has protein sequence MKALKLTKIAAVVLLAGATLTACNSATENNAKDKTSKENITQKAAVDAQSDNISSQPELLSGFEQRLNIYKEVTLTADLSHLSANQKQMVALLIDASKIMDDLFWQQAFSQDKASFLASISDLTVRRFAEINYGPWDRLNGDKVFLSQTTTKAHGAEFYPADMTKAEFEQSEFSDKKGLYSVVRRDNDGKLMSVPFSEIYHDQMTRAAAILDEAAKFADDKEFANYLTMRAQALRTDEYQASDFAWMDMKNNPIDVVIGPIESYEDQLYGYRAAFESYVLIKDLAWSEKLAKYAQFLPELQKGLPVGKKYKAEVPGSDADLNAYDVIYYAGHSNAGSKTIAINLPNDEEVQLKKGTRRLQLKNAMRAKFDAIMLPIADTLIVPEQRKNVTFTGFFANTMFHEVAHGLGIKNTLNGQGPVRQALKEHASALEEGKADILGLYMIRQLLVKGAITDGTLEDYYTTFMAGIFRSIRFGASSAHGKANMVRFNYFQEKGAFSRNEQGLYSINVDKMTAAIDSLSELILTLQGNGDYQGVDSLVKESGVIGETLAADLARLEEAKIPVDIVFKQGKEVLGL, from the coding sequence ATGAAAGCACTAAAACTTACAAAAATAGCCGCCGTGGTATTACTTGCAGGCGCAACGTTAACCGCTTGTAACTCTGCCACTGAAAATAATGCCAAAGACAAAACGAGTAAAGAAAACATCACCCAAAAGGCTGCTGTAGATGCACAAAGTGATAACATCTCAAGCCAACCTGAACTTCTTTCAGGTTTTGAACAACGTTTAAATATATACAAAGAAGTCACCTTAACGGCAGATTTAAGCCACTTATCTGCAAACCAAAAGCAGATGGTAGCGCTACTTATTGATGCTTCAAAAATAATGGATGACTTATTTTGGCAGCAAGCTTTTTCACAAGACAAAGCAAGTTTTTTAGCCAGTATTAGTGATTTGACAGTAAGACGCTTTGCTGAAATAAACTATGGTCCTTGGGATCGCCTGAATGGCGACAAAGTATTTTTAAGTCAAACGACGACAAAAGCACATGGCGCCGAATTTTATCCTGCAGATATGACTAAAGCAGAGTTTGAACAAAGTGAATTTAGCGATAAGAAAGGACTTTACTCCGTTGTTCGTCGTGATAATGACGGTAAATTGATGAGTGTTCCTTTCTCTGAAATTTATCATGACCAAATGACTCGCGCAGCGGCAATTCTTGATGAAGCTGCAAAGTTTGCCGACGATAAAGAATTTGCTAACTACCTAACTATGCGAGCTCAAGCATTACGCACTGATGAATATCAAGCATCAGATTTTGCTTGGATGGATATGAAAAACAATCCAATTGATGTTGTTATAGGGCCTATTGAGAGCTATGAAGACCAACTTTATGGTTACCGCGCCGCTTTTGAATCATACGTATTAATTAAAGATTTAGCTTGGAGCGAAAAGCTCGCTAAATACGCTCAGTTTTTGCCTGAATTGCAAAAGGGTCTGCCTGTAGGCAAAAAGTATAAAGCAGAGGTCCCAGGCTCTGACGCTGACTTGAATGCCTATGATGTTATTTATTATGCGGGACATTCTAATGCGGGTAGTAAAACTATTGCGATCAACTTACCCAATGATGAAGAAGTACAGCTGAAAAAAGGCACCAGACGTTTACAATTGAAAAATGCCATGCGTGCCAAGTTTGATGCCATCATGTTACCTATCGCTGATACGCTTATCGTGCCTGAGCAGCGTAAGAACGTAACTTTCACTGGTTTCTTCGCTAATACCATGTTTCATGAAGTTGCTCATGGCCTAGGCATTAAAAACACCCTTAATGGCCAAGGCCCAGTTCGCCAAGCATTAAAAGAGCATGCATCTGCATTAGAAGAAGGTAAAGCCGACATTCTTGGTTTATACATGATTCGCCAACTACTTGTTAAAGGCGCGATCACTGACGGTACATTAGAAGATTACTACACCACCTTTATGGCTGGAATTTTCCGTTCAATTCGCTTTGGCGCAAGTTCAGCACATGGTAAAGCCAACATGGTTCGTTTTAATTACTTCCAAGAGAAAGGTGCTTTTAGCCGAAATGAACAGGGCTTGTATAGCATTAATGTTGATAAAATGACCGCTGCAATAGACTCTTTGTCTGAGCTTATCTTAACCTTACAAGGTAATGGTGACTATCAAGGCGTTGATAGCTTAGTAAAAGAAAGTGGCGTTATTGGTGAAACACTTGCTGCAGATTTAGCCCGCTTAGAGGAAGCTAAAATCCCGGTAGATATTGTCTTCAAACAAGGTAAAGAAGTTTTAGGCCTTTAA
- a CDS encoding amidohydrolase family protein — protein sequence MTVNIIDPHLHLFDRSRGDYHWLKSENPPFWPDKSLIRHDFDIEALNNTLHTNSKINLAGFVHIEAGFDNAEPWHELEYIESLPCQKNRTIASIDLLVTPEHFQATLQRLQQYQSLIGARHILDEQAAAILTNKNAQQNFAKLNEITDFIFELQLPLADESAINLIPLLTQTITTNSQLRFVINHAGFPPKRVPKDINCHAWQLWQQHISELAKYPNVFIKCSGWEMQDREYSMSWFSEVTSFCISTFSIERVMLASNFPLCLLGKKLGKEVGKELRHKSYVSYWQDILESTVIEQCSKNEKNALLFSNALRIYQLSN from the coding sequence ATGACCGTAAATATTATTGATCCACATCTGCATTTATTTGATCGCTCGCGTGGAGATTATCATTGGCTTAAATCAGAAAACCCACCCTTTTGGCCCGATAAGTCACTTATCCGACACGATTTTGATATTGAAGCATTAAATAATACCTTACATACCAACAGTAAAATAAACTTGGCTGGTTTTGTTCATATTGAAGCAGGTTTCGATAATGCAGAGCCTTGGCATGAACTTGAGTATATTGAAAGTTTACCCTGTCAAAAAAATAGAACTATCGCTAGCATCGACTTATTAGTAACGCCCGAGCACTTTCAAGCAACATTACAAAGATTGCAGCAATATCAGAGTTTAATTGGCGCTCGTCATATTTTAGATGAACAAGCGGCGGCTATTTTAACGAATAAAAACGCACAACAAAATTTTGCCAAACTTAATGAGATAACTGACTTTATTTTTGAACTGCAATTACCATTAGCTGATGAAAGTGCGATTAACCTTATACCGCTATTAACCCAAACCATCACCACAAATAGCCAACTCCGGTTCGTTATCAATCATGCTGGCTTCCCTCCTAAAAGAGTACCTAAAGACATAAACTGTCATGCATGGCAGTTATGGCAACAACATATCAGTGAACTTGCGAAGTACCCCAATGTCTTTATTAAGTGCTCTGGTTGGGAAATGCAAGACCGAGAATATTCAATGTCATGGTTTAGTGAAGTAACCAGTTTTTGCATCAGCACCTTTTCAATTGAGCGAGTGATGCTAGCCAGTAATTTTCCGCTGTGTTTACTCGGTAAAAAGCTAGGTAAAGAGGTAGGTAAAGAGCTAAGGCATAAGAGCTATGTTAGTTATTGGCAGGATATTCTTGAATCCACAGTAATTGAGCAATGCAGTAAAAATGAAAAAAACGCATTACTTTTCAGTAATGCGCTTCGTATTTATCAACTTTCTAACTGA
- the rpsT gene encoding 30S ribosomal protein S20, which produces MANSKQAKKRAGQSEKRRQHNASRRSMMRTLVKKVLAAIEAGDKEVATKELAAATPTLDRYASKGLIHKNKAARSKSRLNAAIKAL; this is translated from the coding sequence TTGGCTAACTCAAAGCAAGCTAAGAAGCGCGCAGGACAATCTGAAAAGCGCCGTCAACATAATGCAAGTCGTCGCTCAATGATGCGTACTTTAGTAAAAAAAGTACTAGCAGCAATTGAAGCTGGTGACAAAGAAGTAGCAACTAAAGAATTAGCTGCTGCTACACCAACTTTAGACCGTTACGCAAGTAAAGGTCTTATTCATAAAAACAAAGCAGCTCGTTCTAAGAGCCGTTTAAACGCAGCAATCAAAGCACTTTAA
- the murJ gene encoding murein biosynthesis integral membrane protein MurJ, translating into MSKKLIKSGMIVSVMTLISRVLGLIRDVVIANVMGAGVMADVFLFANKIPNFFRRLFAEGAFAQAFVPVLSEYQVKDEQQAEQNDKQNAHEQTRLLIAQASGTLGIIITGVTLFGMLASPLFVMLFGFGWFIDWLNDAPGGEKFDLASNLLSITFPYLWFISFAALTGAVLNTLGRFAVAAFTPVLLNIAIIGMAIFGSPYAESPAHALAWGVFLGGLIQFLFQIPFMYKAGMLVKPKWAWHSEGVTKIRKLIVPALFGVSVTQINLLLDTVIASFLITGSISWLYYADRLLEFPLGLFGIGIATVILPSLSKLHSKNSPEEFSATLDWGIRVICLFGWPALAGLMVLAQPIIMVLFMRGEFDQQTVLQVSMALFAYLSGLLSFMFIKILAPGYYARQDTKTPVKIGIIAMVANMIFNLMLAPFIGYVGLALATSLSATLNAWLLYRGLKAQGVYQLSAKTLIFIAKLVLSAGVMALVVYQLSSSFDVWLTMKFLEQVEQLTLCIVAGVASYLVMIILLGVRFSDFKVIKR; encoded by the coding sequence TTGAGTAAAAAGTTAATTAAATCAGGGATGATTGTCAGTGTGATGACATTGATTTCTCGAGTGTTAGGATTAATTCGAGATGTCGTTATTGCCAATGTGATGGGCGCAGGGGTAATGGCCGATGTATTTCTATTTGCCAATAAAATCCCAAACTTTTTTCGGCGACTATTTGCTGAAGGAGCATTTGCTCAGGCATTTGTACCTGTACTCAGTGAATATCAGGTAAAAGATGAACAACAAGCAGAGCAAAACGATAAACAAAATGCCCATGAGCAAACACGATTACTGATAGCACAGGCTTCCGGTACGCTAGGCATAATTATCACCGGAGTGACGTTATTCGGTATGTTAGCCTCACCTCTGTTTGTAATGCTTTTTGGCTTTGGTTGGTTTATCGATTGGTTAAATGACGCGCCAGGAGGCGAGAAGTTTGATTTAGCGAGTAACTTATTATCAATCACTTTCCCTTATCTATGGTTTATTAGTTTTGCAGCACTAACGGGGGCGGTGCTTAATACCTTGGGCCGATTTGCCGTTGCTGCTTTTACGCCTGTTCTGCTAAATATTGCTATTATCGGAATGGCCATTTTTGGTTCCCCTTATGCCGAAAGTCCTGCTCACGCGTTAGCTTGGGGCGTGTTTTTAGGTGGTCTTATACAATTTCTTTTTCAAATTCCTTTTATGTACAAAGCGGGCATGTTGGTAAAACCTAAATGGGCTTGGCACAGTGAAGGAGTCACAAAGATTCGAAAACTGATTGTGCCTGCGTTATTTGGTGTGTCAGTAACACAGATTAATTTATTGCTTGATACCGTTATTGCCAGCTTTTTAATTACAGGATCTATCAGCTGGCTCTATTATGCCGATAGACTACTTGAATTCCCGCTGGGTCTTTTTGGTATTGGTATTGCGACAGTGATACTGCCTAGCTTGTCAAAATTACACAGTAAAAATAGCCCAGAAGAATTTAGTGCCACCTTAGATTGGGGGATCCGAGTGATTTGTCTTTTTGGCTGGCCAGCGTTGGCAGGATTAATGGTGTTAGCTCAGCCTATTATTATGGTGCTATTTATGCGGGGCGAGTTTGACCAACAAACTGTATTACAAGTTTCCATGGCATTATTTGCCTATTTATCAGGGTTGTTGAGTTTTATGTTTATCAAAATACTTGCTCCCGGTTATTACGCACGACAAGATACCAAAACACCAGTTAAAATCGGCATTATAGCTATGGTTGCCAATATGATATTTAACTTAATGCTGGCACCTTTTATCGGGTATGTAGGGCTTGCCTTAGCAACCTCATTATCTGCAACATTAAATGCTTGGCTGTTATATCGAGGCTTAAAGGCACAAGGTGTTTATCAGTTATCGGCTAAAACACTCATTTTTATTGCTAAATTAGTGTTAAGTGCTGGGGTTATGGCATTGGTTGTTTATCAATTATCCAGCAGCTTTGATGTTTGGCTAACGATGAAATTTTTAGAACAAGTAGAGCAACTAACCCTGTGCATTGTTGCCGGTGTTGCTAGCTATTTGGTAATGATTATTTTGTTAGGTGTACGTTTTAGTGACTTTAAGGTTATAAAAAGATAA
- a CDS encoding SDR family NAD(P)-dependent oxidoreductase — translation MKKVCVITGGSSGIGLSIVKLFIKNNYQVFNLDLSPSAEGDFRQCDVTNVSQVTEIINDITKQHTIDVLISNAGIHFSATIENTSEADLDTVFNINVKGAYAAIKAVLPSMKANKNGSILLMASDQALIAKHNSFAYNLSKSALASIAKTTALDYAAFNIRANAVCPGTIETPLYHKAIDNYCQQSGADKSEVHRDEEKLQPLQRLGQPEEVAELVLFLASDKAKFITGSLQVIDGGYTAQ, via the coding sequence ATGAAAAAAGTGTGTGTAATCACCGGTGGAAGCTCTGGCATTGGTTTAAGTATTGTAAAATTATTCATCAAGAATAATTACCAAGTCTTTAATTTAGATTTGTCCCCTTCTGCTGAAGGAGATTTTCGCCAGTGTGATGTTACTAACGTTAGCCAGGTAACCGAGATAATTAATGATATTACTAAGCAACACACCATAGATGTTCTAATTTCAAATGCCGGTATTCACTTTTCAGCCACGATTGAAAATACCAGTGAAGCTGATCTAGATACAGTATTTAACATTAATGTTAAAGGTGCTTATGCTGCAATCAAAGCGGTGTTACCATCAATGAAAGCTAACAAAAATGGGTCGATTTTGTTGATGGCTTCTGATCAAGCATTAATCGCCAAGCATAATTCGTTTGCGTATAACTTAAGTAAAAGTGCCCTCGCCTCTATCGCTAAAACAACAGCGCTTGATTACGCCGCTTTTAATATTAGAGCTAATGCCGTTTGCCCGGGTACCATTGAAACACCGCTGTACCACAAAGCCATTGATAACTATTGTCAGCAATCAGGTGCTGATAAAAGCGAAGTGCATAGGGATGAAGAGAAGTTGCAACCTTTGCAACGCTTAGGTCAACCAGAAGAAGTTGCTGAGTTAGTACTATTTTTAGCATCAGATAAAGCTAAGTTTATCACCGGTAGTTTACAAGTGATCGACGGCGGTTATACCGCACAATAG
- a CDS encoding DUF3010 family protein, with amino-acid sequence MRACGVEIKSNDAIICIVSKENNLYDIPHTRVQKISLDNAGDAEEVKKFQFTFAKLMEDYKVTHVQIKGRALKGKFAGGPIGFKIEAAIQLIAELEVEVLSGTFIKKELSKSQIDIDFRDTGLKQFQEQAFTTVFAYLESQNNAYRVDSEDNNQED; translated from the coding sequence ATGAGAGCTTGTGGCGTAGAAATTAAAAGTAATGATGCGATTATTTGTATCGTGTCAAAAGAAAACAACTTGTATGATATCCCTCATACGCGCGTACAAAAAATTAGCCTTGATAATGCAGGCGATGCAGAAGAAGTGAAAAAGTTTCAATTTACTTTTGCCAAGTTAATGGAAGATTACAAAGTTACTCATGTGCAAATTAAAGGTCGTGCTTTAAAAGGTAAGTTTGCTGGCGGACCTATTGGTTTTAAAATTGAAGCAGCTATTCAATTAATTGCTGAACTAGAAGTTGAAGTTTTATCAGGTACTTTTATTAAGAAAGAATTATCGAAAAGTCAAATCGATATTGATTTTCGTGATACCGGCTTAAAGCAATTTCAAGAGCAAGCATTTACTACTGTTTTTGCTTATTTAGAATCGCAAAACAATGCCTATAGAGTAGACTCTGAAGATAATAATCAAGAAGATTAA
- the ribF gene encoding bifunctional riboflavin kinase/FAD synthetase codes for MQLVRGIHNIQLNDHSCVLTIGNFDGVHLGHQQVIKALVSKAKALNCVAAVLVFEPQPQELFSPETAPARLCRLRDKYNLLAKLGVQRLICVNFTAKFANQSAKHFIENLLVAKLGIKHLIVGDDFHFGKNRTGNFSMLRQAGEKFGFDVSDTASYKMADCRISSTAIRQALEQDDLVSVKQMLGREYSIIGRVFHGDKRGRQLGFPTANVLLKRRVSPLSGVFAVMVKTNDGEFKGVANIGARPTVNGIRQQLEVHIFDFDENLYGQCIEVVVKRKLRPVIKFDSLEALTAQIRQDSEQAKQVLA; via the coding sequence ATGCAGTTAGTTCGCGGAATACATAATATTCAATTAAATGATCATAGTTGTGTGTTAACTATTGGTAATTTTGATGGTGTTCATTTAGGACATCAGCAAGTGATTAAGGCGTTGGTAAGTAAAGCGAAAGCTTTGAATTGTGTGGCTGCAGTGTTAGTTTTTGAACCACAACCACAAGAGCTTTTTTCACCAGAAACAGCACCTGCTAGATTATGCCGTCTACGCGATAAATATAATTTATTAGCAAAACTTGGTGTGCAGCGACTTATTTGTGTCAATTTTACCGCTAAATTTGCTAATCAAAGCGCTAAACATTTTATAGAAAATTTGTTGGTAGCTAAATTAGGAATAAAGCATCTTATCGTCGGCGATGATTTCCATTTTGGTAAGAATCGAACCGGTAACTTTTCTATGTTACGTCAAGCAGGAGAAAAGTTTGGCTTCGATGTTTCAGATACCGCAAGTTATAAAATGGCGGATTGCCGCATTAGTTCAACCGCTATTCGTCAAGCATTAGAACAAGATGATTTAGTGTCAGTTAAACAGATGCTAGGCAGAGAATATTCGATAATTGGTCGCGTGTTCCATGGTGACAAGCGAGGTCGACAGTTAGGCTTTCCAACCGCTAATGTCTTACTTAAAAGGCGTGTTTCTCCCCTTAGTGGTGTTTTTGCTGTGATGGTAAAAACAAATGATGGTGAATTTAAAGGGGTTGCAAATATTGGTGCTAGGCCAACAGTTAACGGCATTAGGCAACAATTAGAAGTACATATTTTTGATTTTGATGAAAATCTCTATGGGCAATGCATTGAAGTGGTCGTTAAGAGAAAACTACGCCCAGTGATTAAGTTTGACAGCCTTGAAGCGCTTACCGCGCAAATTCGTCAAGACAGTGAACAAGCAAAACAAGTATTAGCTTAA